From Styela clava chromosome 6, kaStyClav1.hap1.2, whole genome shotgun sequence, one genomic window encodes:
- the LOC120330915 gene encoding allene oxide synthase-lipoxygenase protein-like yields MLGSLRSLSSSAKSYLKVPNIGGGADSTKILYTIIVKTGEMKFAGTDANVYFSLTGAGGDKTSRIKLDNTFRDDFERASTDKFKVKLEDIGIPTLVTLEIDTTGLFADWFASSVTVQKSGDKAVYEFPVYSWVDGMAVVPIGSGRLPLEEENSVLIDFRDNELSSRRRLYKWRAKDDPSARGLPGYIAAPSHDGLPRNLQFTDGLYKDFEDSKGVIFMHNVQEKIQALSGELIETWESLEEMSIFLSHPRLPNMPEFQKNWLDDAEFGRQLINGCNPNAVSRCDGIPNKFPVTDSMVKKFIRPGSTLREEIERGNIYIVDCKIANNIKQHPNACAPICLLYQNSDGDLLPIAIQLRQQSDDETPIWTPDDSEYDWMLAKMYFRSAEGNIQQIVNRLMYTHLVLEPFAVAMFRCLSSRHPVFKILHPHLRFVCAANTIARTSLFAPDGIFDRLLSYGAGGHMDLLREAYKSFDFSSLNVKIRLKEQGADSLNKFHYMEDATQLYNAIQKYMEKMVYFYYKNDTTVVKDTEVQSFIKEVYTEGFAWEDGISRGCPRSFSNKKELVEVLTMIIFTSSCQQAAVNSGQMDTFMHVPNSPLVMSKPPPTTKRVATVETVTASLPNKRQSCLQFDLVHAFAKSYEDEVQLGNFPDRLFCDAEAQDIIESFRNDLKIISKEIKERNSKLKIPYEYLLPEKIPEGVTV; encoded by the exons ATGCTGGGAAGTTTACGGTCACTCTCTTCATCAGCCAAAAGTTACTTGAAGGTACCTAATATTGGAGGAGGCGCTGATTCAACCAAAATTTTGTACACAATAATTGTGAAA ACAGGGGAAATGAAGTTTGCTGGGACGGACGCTAACGTTTACTTCAGTTTAACTGGAGCTGGAGGTGACAAGACATCGAGAATCAAACTGGACAATACTTTCCGTGATGATTTTGAACGAGCATCAACGGACAAATTCAAAGTAAAGCTTGAAGATATTGGAATTCCAACATTGGTCACTTTAG aaattgACACTACTGGTTTGTTTGCTGACTGGTTTGCTTCGTCGGTAACAGTACAGAAGTCAGGCGATAAAGCAGTGTATGAATTCCCAGTCTATTCTTGGGTGGACGGCATGGCGGTGGTGCCGATTGGTTCag GACGCTTGCCTCTCGAAGAAGAAAATTCTGTCCTAATTGATTTTCGTGATAATGAGTTATCTTCCCGTCGACGATTGTATAAATGGAGGGCAAAGGATGACCCATCAGCACGAGGCCTACCAG GATACATCGCAGCACCGAGTCATGATGGCTTACCTCGTAATCTTCAGTTTACTGATGGACTTTACAAAGACTTCGAGGATTCTAAAGGAGTAATATTCATGCATAATGTACAAGAGAAAATTCAAGCACTATCCGGAG AACTGATTGAAACATGGGAATCGTTGGAAGAAATGTCTATTTTTTTGTCTCATCCAAGACTGCCAAACATGCCCGAGTTCCAGAAAAA CTGGCTGGATGATGCAGAGTTTGGCAGGCAATTGATCAATGGTTGCAATCCAAATGCGGTTTCTAGATGCGATGGCATTCCGAATAAGTTTCCTGTCACTGATAGTATGGTGAAGAAATTTATCCGACCTGGTAGTACTTTGAGAGAAGAGATAGAG CGAGGGAACATCTATATAGTTGATTGCAAAAtagcaaataatataaaacaacatcCCAATGCTTGTGCTCCTATATGTTTGCTGTATCAAAACAGCGATGGCGATTTGTTGCCAATCGCTATCCAGCTTAGACAACAATCGGATGATGAAACTCCGATTTGGACTCCCGATGATTCGGAGTATGATTGGATGTTAGCAAAAATGTATTTTCGGTCTGCTGAAGGAAATATTCAACAA ATTGTCAATAGACTGATGTATACTCATTTAGTTCTTGAACCATTCGCCGTGGCAATGTTTCGATGTTTATCTTCAAGGCATCCAGTCTTTAAAATTCTTCATCCCCATCTTCGTTTTGTTTGTGCTGCAAACACGATCGCGAGGACATCTCTGTTTGCTCCGGATGGAATTTTTGATAGACTTTTAAGTTACG GTGCCGGCGGTCATATGGACTTACTGCGAGAAGCTTATAAAAGCTTTGATTTCTCATCTTTAAACGTGAAAATTCGATTGAAAGAGCAAGGCGCTGACTCgttgaataaatttcattacATGGAAGACGCGACTCAACTTTACAATGCAATACAAAAGTATATGGAAAAGATGGTCTACTTCTACTACAAAAATGACACC aCTGTCGTAAAAGATACCGAAGTGCAATCATTCATAAAAGAAGTTTATACAGAAGGGTTCGCTTGGGAAGATGGTATTTCGAGAG GTTGCCCGAGAAGTTTTTCTAACAAAAAAGAACTCGTTGAAGTACTGACAATGATAATCTTCACTTCATCTTGTCAACAAGCTGCTGTCAATTCAGGACAAATGGATACATTCATGCACGTACCTAACTCTCCACTGGTTATGTCAAAACCCCCACCAACAACTAAACGAGTA GCAACCGTGGAAACGGTTACAGCAAGCTTGCCTAACAAACGTCAGAGTTGTTTACAGTTTGACCTGGTGCATGCATTTGCAAAATCTTACGAAGATGAG GTTCAACTTGGGAATTTTCCGGACCGGTTATTTTGCGATGCTGAGGCACAGGATATTATTGAATCATTCCGGAATGACCTCAAAATTATCTCAAAGGAAATAAAAGAACGAAATTCAAAACTCAAGATTCCCTACGAATATTTGCTACCCGAAAAAATTCCGGAAGGAGTGACTGTTTAG